In a single window of the Heliangelus exortis chromosome 1, bHelExo1.hap1, whole genome shotgun sequence genome:
- the ALOX5AP gene encoding arachidonate 5-lipoxygenase-activating protein: MDQDTLGTIAPLAIVTLISVVQNAFFAIKVEHESKHCNGKGFQRLGSSAFDRVYIANQNCGHTYPTFLAMLWCAGLLCSPAPAAFAGLVYLFVRQKYFVGYLGERTQSTPGYLFGKRIIFFLFLMSVAGILNYYLVFFFRSDFEKYIKMMTSAISPLLLIP, encoded by the exons ATGGACCAGGACACCCTGGGAACCATAGCCCCGCTTGCCATCGTCACCTTGATAAGTGTTGTCCAAAATG cctTTTTCGCTATCAAAGTGGAGCATGAAAGCAAACACTGCAATGGCAAAGGGTTCCAGCGCCTTGGATCCTCCGCCTTCGACCGTGTCTACATTGCCAA CCAGAACTGCGGACACACGTATCCTACGTTTCTGGCCATGCTTTGGTGTGCTGGTCTTCTCTGCAGTCCAG ctcctgctgcctttgctggCCTGGTGTACTTGTTTGTGAGGCAGAAGTACTTTGTGGGCTACCTTGGGGAAAGGACTCAGAG CACTCCCGGTTACTTGTTTGGAAAAcgcataatttttttcctgttcctcaTGTCTGTGGCTGGAATACTCAACTACTACCTCgtcttctttttcagaagtgacTTTGAAAAGTACATAAAAATGATGACCAGTGCGATCTCTCCGTTGCTGCTCATCCCATag